The region agatgcaatgggcgaagatggacgccacgacgctgatgaccgaggggccaccgaagggtaaggagcaccgccgacccgaaaaatcttatgacagtgtcctgaagggctcccgccttgtggcggagcaatgtacaaaggatataatctttgaatgaatgcattcattttatcctgtaatatgaaacaagttcatttgcgcaatataatgattgttgatttaaaattttacctcctgtgcggccgtttataaaatctgagagttggctagtcgtcggcttctgcccccatgtaactagtacatgggtgtttgggataaatctaaacactctttatccaaatttttggtcctttaaggagatgtctagcgcaacgaacaaggcaatcggactatacggctttatcaccctcacttagccatagaagttctataattttaaattttggcatagcccctggtattcggaaggccgaacttggggcgctatacacgcctaaatcggacaaagaccgattccttgcataaagcggaaaaaatctttaaggatttgaaacctcttgaacagcgaccagctctcgctgcatcatgatagtcagttttcggctttatctactaaggtgctcgtccggaagaaccgggacacaatcacagtaattctccctttactaccctagccgatatagcagaacgtagggtagcaagcacaggagccaggaaacccaactattaacccaagacatgattcggagctgatgcatataatgctataagtttggggtgccgcaccgtCAAAAGTGTTCGAACTTTCTTGCCGCGTTATGGGGTACACTAAAtcccctggcgaactgaacgtaccaaaatgtacaggtgtgatttgtaataaataaacagtcaaggaaaaaaatgaagtaataagctgacgctgcaaattagtcacatggggatgtgaccttgagtgttaatcacatatcaatgcgaactagattactgactctagtgcaagtgggagactgttggaaatatgccctagaggcaataataaaagtattattattatatttccttgttcatgataattgtcttttattcatgctataattgtattatccggaaatcgtaatacacgtgtgaatacatagaccacaatctgtccctagtaagcctctagttgactagctcgttaatcaatagatggttacggtttcctgaccatggacattggatgtcgttgataacgggatcacatcattaggagaatgatgtgatggacaagacccaatcctaagcctagcacaagatcatgtagttcgtatgctaaagcttttctaatgtcaagtatcatttccttagaccatgagattgtgcaactcccggataccgtaggagtgctttgggtgtgccaaacgtcacagcgtaactggatggctataaaggtacactacgggtatctctgaaagtgtctgttgggttggcacgaatcgagattgggatttgtcactccgtgtaaacggagaggtatctctgggcccactcggtaggacatcatcataatgtgcacaatgtgaccaaggggttgatcacgggatgatgtgttacggaacgagtaaagagacttgccggtaacgagattgaacaaggtatcggtataccgacgatcgaatctcgggcaagtaccataccgctagacaaagggaattgtatacgggattgattgagtccttgacatcgtggttcatctgatgagatcatcgtggaacatgtgggagccaacatgggtatccatatcccgctgttggttattgaccggagaacatctcggtcatgactacatgtctcccgaacccgtagggtctacacacttaaggttcaatgacgctagggttataaaggaagcttgtatgtggttaccgaatgttgttcggagtcccggatgagatcccggacgtcacgaggagttccggaatggtccggaggtaaagatttatatataggaagtcctgtttcggccatcgggacaagtttcggggtcatcggtattgtaccgggaccaccggaagggttccgggggcccaccgggtggggccacctgccccgggggccacatgggctgtagggggtgcgccttggcctacatgggccaagggcaccagcccctagaggcccatgcgccaagatataggaaaaaggggagaatcctaaaaggggaaggcacctccgaggtgccttggggaggatggactcctccccccctcttagccgcacccctttcttggaggaaggggcaaggctgcgcctcccccctctctcctgcccctatatatagtggaggggagggagggcatccatacctgagcccttggcgcctccctccctcccgtgacacctcctcctctcctgtaggtgcttggcgaagccctgcaggattgccacgctcctccatcaacaccacgccgttgtgctgctgctggatggagtcttcctcaacctctccctctctccttgctggatcaaggcgtgggagacatcgtcgagctgtacgtgtgttgaacgcggaggtgccgtccgttcggcactaggatcatcggtgatctgaatcacgacgagtacgactccatcaaccccgttcacttgaacgcttccgcttagcgatctacaagggtatgtagatgcactctctttctactcgttgctggtctctccatagatagatcttggtgattcgtaggaaaaattttgaatttctgctacgttccccaacagagccgcattgtggaccgcggtctagctgtgcctccgtctatgcccatggtattttaagtgcgtaattatgtacgcgcggcatgaatTTCACCACTtgattgggactaggacggaggccgaattgctaggtgagctctggacgggccggacgatcctgttgcagagtagttcggactcgcttgacggtgtccgggggctttattgccgaatgtagggtctgcctaaggaggctgctctatacttgtgctgcaagggccgcggtgtgctcctccgtatggaAGGAGTGCtctatatttccattgactgttacaaCACCGCgaggtctgggcatcttgagcttgaggtaggcatagtgtggcaccgcattgaatcgagcgaatgcggttcgtccaagcagtgcatgataaccactgcgaaaggggatgatatcgaagattaactcctcgctttggaagttgtccggggatccgaagaccacttccagtgtgattgagcccgtacaacgggcctctacacctggtatgacacctttgaaggtggttttggtgggtttgatccttgagggactgatgcccattttgcgcactgtatcctgataaagcaggttcaggatgctgccaccgtccatgaggactcgtgtaaggtggaatccatcaataatagggtcaaggaccagtgcagctgagccgccatgacgaatactggtcggatggtccctgcggccAAAGGTGATCggccaggatgaccatgggttgaactttggggcgactggctccattgcgtagacgtcccttagtgcacgcttccactcctgcttgggaatatgggtggcgtatatcatatttaccgttttgacttggggggaatttcttctgtccccctgtgttcggtggccggggctcctcgtcgtcatcactatgcaaccccttttccttgttttcggcatttagtttgccggcctgtttaaagacccaacattctctgttggtgtggttggctggcttatcgggggtgtcgtgaatttgacatggacgatcgagtatgtggtccaaactggacgggcccgaattgtttcttttaaatggcattttccgttgaccggacttggagccactgaatccggcattgatggtTGTGTCTTCAGCGTTATCGCCATTATTGTGATGCttctgtctgttgcgtcggggcttgccgttactatctctggcgtctgaagtgccaggatttcttgatgtgatgttgctacgagccaaccaaccatcctcgcccgcacaaaagcgggtcatgagtgtcgtaagggttgccatggacttcggcttctcttggccgaggtgtcgggcgagccactcgtcatggatgttatgcttaaaggccactagggcttcagcatccgaacagttgacgatttggttctttttagttaagaaccgagtccagaatttcctggctgactctccgggctgttgggttatgtgacttaagtcatcagcgtccggtggtcgcacataggtgccctgaaagttgtcaaggaatgcgtcttccaggttctcccaactgcctatGGAGTTTcccggcagactattcagccagtgccaagctggtcccttgagttttagtgggaggtacttgatggcatggagatcgtcgccgcgggccatgtgaatgtagagaaggaaatcttcaatccataccgcagggtctattgtcccatcatatggttcgatgtttacagatttaaacccttctgagaattaatgctccattacttcgtcagtgaagcataggggtgtgcggcgcctctatgccgggctacattgcGATGCAGTTCGGATGAATCTGGTCTGCTGTATTTGGCCCGGATGGATTTgtgtttagtatatccggcgtggcggtcatcgtcacgcgttggggcacgcccccgcgatccgtagatcgatcttgactgtcctgctttcttttccaattcgtctcgcaggtcatgcgtgtagccccgggccttcgtgtttctatttgttcggcgacggggtgcgggctggtgttcggattgatacgccgctttgtcccggccacgaggtggtcgatcagccacatcctgtgctggtagtataggctctagtgcctcgtcctcgaattgaggtgacaacctgcgcctcgggtaacttttgtttgggcgctcgagtccgtattcctcggccgccaggacctcagtccatctatcaatgagcagatcttgatcagcttgaagctgctgctgttttttcttcaggctttttgcagtggctataagccggcgcttgaagcgctcctgctcgacgggatcctcaagcacggtaaattcttcgtcaccgaggctcacctcgtcttcggagaggggcatgtaattatcatcctccgagtcttcattcattgcctgttcatcagggctagcttgcccgtcctcccgtccggcctgttcgaagctcggctgggcgggattgttttcgtcttcggcatcatccggagtgctattgtcgctTGTGTCAGTATCGCTGTTTCTAccctggcgtggtttagagcggtgccgctgacgtcggcgcttcggctgtttctcaggaggattatcctctgttgcatccttttgatcctcgccattgttttctttgggtgtgtccatcatatatatgtcatatgatgaggtggctgtccagcgccctgtgggcggtggttcctattcttctccggcatcgtcgcccataccgtcgatgtcttcggagtcgaaatcaagcgtgtcggttaagtcgtcgacattggctattaagtgggtggtgggtgggtaacgaattccttcgtcgtccgcttcccactcaagctggacatggtttggccaagagtctcctgacagggagagagattttaatgagtttagcacgtcgcccaagggcgagtgctgaaagatgtccgcggagctgaactccaagatcggcgcccagttagattcgatgggcgcggatacgtgtggttcggagcctatggccggaaacgagtccgagggtccaatgacacagacctcattggaagtgaaatctgtgttcagctctatcgtcgttgagtgtgcggcttccgtggcggagtccatcctcctgtcctcgggtggcacgatctgcactggatctaaagccagggcagctgcaggtgcgatctcctgaacaccgtccgatggcagatctaggtcatgctcatcgtggctgtAGGGTGTATctgtcatgggctcaaatccgtcaaagatcaagtctccacggatgtcgtcggtgtagttcaggcttccaagcctgacctgatggccaggggcgtagctattgatctgcaccagatggccaagcgagttggcccgcagtgcgaagccgccgaatacgaagatctgtccggggaggaaaacctcaccctggaccgcgtcgttgtagatgattgaaggagcaatcaagccttatggtgacgacacaggggaactctcaatgaaagcaccaatatcggtgtcaaaacccgcggatctcgggtagggggtcccgaactgtgcgtctaaggctaatggtaacaggaggcaggggacataatgtttacccaggttcgggcctctctatggaggtaataccctacttcctgcttgattgatcttgatgatatgagtattacaagagttgatctaccacgagatcgtagaggctaaaccctagaagctagcctatgattatgattatgattgttcttgtcctacggactaaatcctctggtttatatagacaccggagggggctagggttacacagagtcggttatagagaaaggaatctacatatccgaattgtcaagcttgccttccacgcaaaggagagtcccatccgaacacgagacgaagtcttcaatcttatatcttcatagtccattcagtccggcataagcatatagtccggctgtccgaggaccccctaatccaggactccctcacccggtgcTGGATTTGTGGATGTCGGATGTCATGTTGGTTCAGATTACCTCTTAAGCCAGGGGTTTAGCAATGTTGTTTACTTGTTCAGGTCGAGCACCCCATGCCTCTCTGCTCTGTGCACCGTGTTCACGCCATATTGTGTTTGTGCCATGCGTTGTACCCTCGTACTCATTCTATTTCTTGCGTCAATGGAAAGATATGCAAGCATTGCGTATTCATGAAGAAAAAAACTGTGATTTGTCGTCGAAGCCTCTCCTAGTGcctttgtatttaggaacagagggtagGGTGTACTATTTAAACCAAACTGCTATAGCATTTACAAATGTTGCACTTTTTCACTAAAATTTCAAGCGACTgagatttcgcaaaaaaaaaaaaaagaaaaaaaaaagcaagACATGATTTTTTTTTAAGGGAAGCAAGAGATGAATTAGTTTCATGCTAATTGATTGTTTCTTCCCTGACGACACGCACACACCCCTACGATCCTACCCGCCACTCCACTCCCGGCTTTTACATTCGAGGTTCAGGACCGGCAGGAGTAGAGCAAGCAATGAAGGCCGTCGCCGGGCACCAGTACCACGGCGTCCACccaccctcgccgacgccggcgacTAAGATCTCCATTCCTGTCTCCGCCGGCGGGGGCGCGGAGGTGGCGCTGCTCGGGAAGGGGCGGTACAAGGCATGGACCCTCGCCGCCATCGCCCTCCTCGCGCTCTGGTCCATGTTCGCCGCCTCCGTCACCCTCCGCTGGTCCTCCGGCGACCTTGCCGCTGCTCCCTGGGACTTGAGTAGTCCCCTCCTCGACGGCCTCGACCCGCTCGTACGGCCCCCCTGCCCACATTCCCTCTCAGATCTTGCCTTGCATTGGTGCTTGTTCTGTTCCTAAATCCTGACCTCAAACATGTATCTTTTCTTAGAAACATCAAATATCTGACATTGCGATGGCTACCTAACTTTTCAGAATAAGAATGAAATGGGTGGTTACTTTTTTTCGAGATTGGGTGGTACACTTACTGATTTTCAACAAACATATGAGTATTAACTGGAACCCTGATAGTAACAGTATCATCAAAAAATGGAACCCTGATAGTAGTAAAGCTTTGCACGACGAATTAATTATCTGGTGATATAGGGAATTTCAGCCATACATATGCATCTTATCAGTTTCTGAATGTTTAGTTTATGCTGTGGAAGTGCTATGCTTATGCTGAAAACCTGAAACCATGATGTTATGCTGATACTGTGATATCGAACTTTATGAAGAAATATTTTAGTTGGTATATTACATGTATGAAGAACCATCTGTCTTGTTCTTGGTTTGGGCTATGACAATGTGCTCACTTGTGATAATCATTTAAGTAGTATTTCAATCTTGATATTGTTAGCGGCAGTAGAAAGCCAATCTAAAGTTCAAGCAAATGAAACTAGAACTATTTATGAGTTTGTGTTTTTTCTAGTAAGGAGTACTGAAGTATGCCTACATATGAATTGTGTAGGAGATGGAGGAAAGGGAGAAACTAGTGCGCCGGATGTGGGACTTGTACACGCGCACTGGTGATCATGTATGGCTTCCGCGGTTCTGGCAAGAAGCATTTGAGGCTGCATATGAGGAGCTTGCTGGTGATGATACGCCTGCAAGTGACGCAGCTGTATCGGAGATTGCTCGCATGGCAATTCACAGGCCTGAGCTTGAGCAGGGACGTAATAATAATTAGGTATGAGTGAATTGATCCTTTTGCTAATTTTGTTTCCCCATGGGAATACAATTTCCTCTTGTTTGACATATCCAATCGAATCGTTATGCTTGCTTTACCTGCTAAGCAATTTTGTGGCCACAAGTGCGATTATCATCTCTGAAGTAGCTATCCAGTATATTTATTAATATATGTTTGTGAGTTGAAGCAAGTAAATCAAATTGTTGGATTCTGCAGCACTGCCTTTACCTTTCATAAGTTCATTGCTACAGCCTAGACCAAACTGAGATCCATTACACAATGATGGCTGTGATTGCCATTCCAATTATGTGCTCACTGATTAGATTATTCATTGTGGTCTGCAACTTCTCAAATCTGACAGTGCATTAGGTCGTGTGTGAAGTGTAGGAAGATCCTATGACAAATGGTGTGCTCATGTGCCAATAATATGCATATATGGGATGCTAAGCTAGGTACAATGTTTAATTTCATTAAATAAATCGAACACCATGCAGGGTATCTTCTAGTTATTAGCAGTTCTGGCAGGTGAATATTATGCTCGACGGTCATTCCGattttgtattttttttctctACTGCCAATTTGGAATGTTGGTTTTCTTGTGTACTCAACATTAAAGCATCGCAAGGATTGGGCCCAGTCTTTACTGCTGGATTACATTTATTTTTTTCTCCATCCAGAGGACTTCTAAATTGTTAAGCACTATACTCCTAGACGAATACTAGTACTCCTTACCAGAAATAAGCACGCCAACTGTGACCAATTATACTTGTATGTGGTTTTAACTTTCCATGGAGATTTGCAGCAGGTTATGGAATCTTGATTGCATGGTCTAAGGAGTCATTTCGTAGGTGCATCCAAGCCCACTGGATCTGAACCTGGTTGTAACTTGAGGAGACGTGTCAT is a window of Triticum dicoccoides isolate Atlit2015 ecotype Zavitan chromosome 2B, WEW_v2.0, whole genome shotgun sequence DNA encoding:
- the LOC119363023 gene encoding uncharacterized protein LOC119363023 codes for the protein MKAVAGHQYHGVHPPSPTPATKISIPVSAGGGAEVALLGKGRYKAWTLAAIALLALWSMFAASVTLRWSSGDLAAAPWDLSSPLLDGLDPLEMEEREKLVRRMWDLYTRTGDHVWLPRFWQEAFEAAYEELAGDDTPASDAAVSEIARMAIHRPELEQGRNNN